One genomic segment of Jaculus jaculus isolate mJacJac1 chromosome 2, mJacJac1.mat.Y.cur, whole genome shotgun sequence includes these proteins:
- the LOC101599758 gene encoding small ubiquitin-related modifier 2-like: MADEKPKEGVKTENNDHINLKVVGQDGSVVQFKIKRHTPLSKLMKAYCGRQDTPAQLEMEDEDTIDVFQQQTGGVY; encoded by the exons ATGGCTGATGAGAAACCCAAGGAAGGAGTCAAGACTGAGAACAACGATCATATTAATTTGAAGGTTGTTGGGCAGGATGGTTCTGTGGTGCAGTTTAAGATTAAGAGGCACACACCACTTAGTAAACTAATGAAAGCCTATTGTGGACGACAGG ACACACCTGCACAGTTGGAAATGGAAGATGAAGATACAATTGATGTGTTCCAGCAACAGACAGGAGGTGTCTACTAA